The proteins below are encoded in one region of Pseudomonas entomophila L48:
- a CDS encoding L,D-transpeptidase family protein, translating into MRWLLALFCLSVASVSQAAFTETIIRKPASTQQPASLAMVAPQGPQIDKVLVLKSERRLQLISRGEPLKTYRISLGKQPKGAKEREGDKKTPEGLYWLDWRKVSDRYNLAMHISYPNITDAAKARRDGVAAGSMIMIHGTPINEEYPEWYFHTLDWTEGCIAMRNDDMREVWSMVKDGTMIEIRP; encoded by the coding sequence ATGCGCTGGTTGCTTGCCCTCTTCTGCCTCAGTGTCGCCTCGGTGTCGCAGGCTGCCTTCACCGAAACCATCATTCGCAAGCCAGCCTCGACGCAGCAGCCGGCGTCTCTGGCCATGGTTGCCCCGCAAGGGCCGCAGATCGACAAGGTGCTGGTGCTCAAGTCCGAGCGCCGCCTGCAGCTGATCAGCCGCGGCGAACCGCTCAAGACCTACCGCATCTCCCTGGGCAAGCAGCCCAAGGGCGCCAAGGAACGCGAGGGCGACAAGAAGACCCCCGAAGGCTTGTACTGGCTGGACTGGCGCAAGGTCAGCGACCGCTACAACCTGGCCATGCACATCTCCTACCCGAACATCACCGACGCCGCCAAGGCCCGGCGTGACGGGGTGGCGGCCGGCAGCATGATCATGATCCACGGCACGCCGATCAACGAGGAGTACCCGGAGTGGTACTTCCACACCCTCGACTGGACCGAAGGCTGCATCGCCATGCGCAACGACGACATGCGCGAGGTGTGGAGCATGGTCAAAGACGGCACCATGATCGAGATCCGCCCCTGA
- a CDS encoding general secretion pathway protein GspN, whose translation MSRRLGVWLGVVFCLSLLVELPAPWLAWMSGLPAEGVMGSLWQGQAMRLGAVGPLRWELRPWRRDVQVWMGFQGQGWRLHASGWPWLWQAEVEALSAQSSVAQGYRLAGLWQGVLHMRGSGGRCREAQGRLEVNDLALVEPWSLGLGQGGIEMSCADGWQVSGYLAQDGQHRLAVSGDLLARRAQVSVEVQPNAALTPVLRGGQWLGAEALQGQREIRW comes from the coding sequence TTGAGCCGGCGTTTGGGTGTTTGGTTGGGGGTGGTGTTCTGCCTGAGCCTGCTGGTCGAGCTGCCTGCGCCTTGGCTGGCATGGATGAGCGGGCTGCCGGCAGAGGGCGTGATGGGCAGCCTGTGGCAAGGGCAGGCGATGCGCCTGGGGGCGGTTGGCCCCTTGCGCTGGGAGCTGCGACCGTGGCGCCGGGACGTGCAGGTATGGATGGGGTTCCAGGGGCAGGGGTGGCGGTTGCATGCCAGTGGCTGGCCTTGGCTCTGGCAAGCCGAAGTCGAAGCACTGAGCGCTCAATCCAGTGTCGCCCAGGGGTATCGCCTGGCCGGGCTCTGGCAAGGCGTGCTGCATATGCGGGGGAGTGGCGGGCGGTGCCGCGAGGCACAGGGGCGGCTCGAGGTGAATGACCTGGCGCTGGTCGAGCCTTGGTCGCTGGGGCTGGGGCAGGGCGGTATCGAGATGAGCTGCGCGGATGGGTGGCAGGTGTCAGGATATTTGGCACAGGACGGGCAGCATCGCCTGGCGGTGAGCGGCGATCTGCTGGCGCGGCGGGCTCAGGTGAGTGTCGAGGTGCAGCCCAACGCGGCGCTGACACCCGTGTTGCGTGGGGGGCAGTGGTTGGGTGCCGAGGCGCTGCAAGGACAGCGGGAAATCCGCTGGTAG
- the gspM gene encoding type II secretion system protein GspM, translated as MSREWWQRRRMLLAWLLIALLACFLVLREGLGYWRELAQWRALAESAVGMRTGPTLSLERLRQSAQARRVELLEVQAQDEGWQVRGKVGDAQSLLDWLQALRTEGARLVQWGLSREGDGLRFDVQVQP; from the coding sequence ATGAGCCGCGAGTGGTGGCAGCGACGGCGGATGCTGCTGGCCTGGCTGCTGATTGCGTTGCTGGCGTGCTTCCTGGTGCTTCGTGAAGGGCTCGGCTATTGGCGGGAGCTGGCGCAATGGCGCGCCTTGGCCGAGTCGGCGGTCGGGATGCGAACCGGGCCGACCTTGAGCCTTGAGCGCCTGCGCCAGTCGGCTCAGGCCCGGCGTGTCGAGTTGCTTGAAGTGCAGGCGCAGGATGAAGGCTGGCAGGTGCGGGGCAAGGTCGGCGATGCCCAGTCCCTGCTGGACTGGTTGCAGGCACTTCGCACGGAGGGCGCGCGGTTGGTGCAGTGGGGGTTGTCACGAGAGGGCGACGGGCTGCGCTTCGATGTGCAGGTGCAGCCTTGA
- a CDS encoding GspL/Epsl periplasmic domain-containing protein produces MKLEWRRRTPLRPWLLLRPGPVWDWALVEQGVATRQGQGMPPAGLSARVALIVPGEHCSHFQLAAPPGLKREEWPLLLEDRLLQGVDEVDCACIGRPPGQLRLLVVARQRLAQWRAQCVEWALSVERCWGEFQLLPEPEADECLQWRRGERLLQLGKGAEGRVHWLAWPESLGQVPAMVWPAGARAPVEGDWPKELAPLEGLPGLFEARSPRQYPRLEPAQRRLALACMALAVSWGGLWLAQQWRQAQVYREQVLAVTGPQATPRQAAQALKRLRDSHGEEQLRLRQLEGLQAQLQAWLEANPGWRLQAVRFDGRHWRLALEGDGATPPWQEMAAAVGGKVQIEQGARQVVFDLEEAS; encoded by the coding sequence GTGAAACTTGAGTGGCGGCGCCGTACGCCGCTGCGGCCGTGGCTGTTGCTGCGTCCGGGCCCGGTGTGGGACTGGGCGCTGGTGGAGCAGGGCGTGGCCACCCGTCAGGGGCAGGGCATGCCGCCTGCGGGCCTGTCGGCGCGGGTTGCCCTGATTGTTCCGGGTGAACATTGCAGCCACTTCCAGCTGGCCGCGCCGCCTGGGCTCAAGCGCGAAGAGTGGCCGCTGTTGCTGGAGGACCGGCTGTTGCAAGGGGTGGATGAAGTTGATTGTGCCTGCATCGGCCGGCCTCCGGGCCAACTGCGGCTGCTGGTGGTGGCCCGGCAGCGGTTGGCTCAATGGCGTGCCCAGTGCGTCGAATGGGCGTTGTCCGTGGAGCGATGTTGGGGGGAGTTTCAGTTGCTGCCCGAACCTGAAGCGGACGAATGTTTGCAATGGCGTCGAGGCGAAAGGCTGTTGCAGCTTGGAAAGGGCGCCGAGGGGCGTGTCCATTGGCTGGCCTGGCCCGAGTCACTCGGCCAGGTGCCCGCCATGGTTTGGCCGGCAGGTGCGCGGGCCCCCGTCGAAGGTGACTGGCCCAAGGAGCTGGCGCCCTTGGAGGGCCTGCCTGGCTTGTTCGAGGCGCGAAGCCCACGCCAGTACCCTCGGCTGGAGCCAGCGCAGCGGCGGCTCGCCCTTGCCTGCATGGCCTTGGCCGTCAGTTGGGGTGGCCTCTGGCTGGCCCAGCAGTGGCGCCAGGCGCAGGTCTACCGTGAGCAAGTGCTGGCCGTGACCGGCCCGCAGGCCACGCCACGCCAGGCGGCCCAGGCGCTCAAGCGCTTGCGTGACAGTCACGGCGAAGAACAACTGCGCCTGCGCCAGCTGGAGGGGTTGCAGGCGCAATTGCAGGCTTGGCTGGAGGCGAACCCAGGCTGGCGGTTGCAGGCTGTGCGTTTCGATGGTCGGCATTGGCGGTTGGCATTGGAGGGGGATGGTGCGACGCCTCCTTGGCAAGAGATGGCGGCGGCCGTGGGGGGCAAGGTGCAGATCGAACAGGGAGCACGGCAGGTGGTGTTCGACCTGGAGGAGGCCTCATGA
- a CDS encoding prepilin-type N-terminal cleavage/methylation domain-containing protein, producing the protein MKRRQTGMTLIELMVALALTALLGLLLAALVNGWLRVRERLDQPQRETQVVDFCLALERRFDSPVLRRVYEQRLPLPVRWLDWQPDRQQLLWVAAAAWPQAEGGSRLQRQRLRFEAREQQLLVETSADLYAAASPQWVLRERLERVSAMSLLYHQSGQWLAWPSDQPTHPGRGVRLEFVRDGAPYACTFVLPWGRS; encoded by the coding sequence ATGAAGCGCAGGCAGACAGGCATGACCCTGATCGAACTGATGGTGGCCCTGGCGTTGACTGCCTTGCTTGGGCTGCTGCTGGCCGCGCTGGTCAATGGCTGGCTGAGGGTGCGTGAGCGGCTCGATCAGCCGCAGCGGGAAACCCAGGTCGTGGACTTCTGCCTGGCGTTGGAGCGGCGCTTCGACAGCCCGGTGCTGCGCCGTGTGTATGAACAACGCCTGCCCTTGCCGGTGCGCTGGCTGGACTGGCAGCCCGACCGCCAGCAACTGCTTTGGGTGGCCGCCGCGGCGTGGCCGCAGGCCGAAGGCGGTTCGCGGCTGCAACGTCAGCGCCTGCGCTTCGAGGCGCGTGAGCAGCAGTTGCTGGTGGAAACCTCCGCTGACCTGTATGCCGCCGCGAGCCCGCAGTGGGTGTTGCGCGAACGGTTGGAGCGGGTCAGCGCGATGAGCCTGCTTTACCACCAGTCCGGCCAGTGGCTGGCCTGGCCTTCCGATCAACCGACACATCCCGGACGGGGTGTACGCCTGGAGTTCGTGCGTGATGGAGCACCCTATGCCTGTACCTTCGTGCTGCCCTGGGGGCGCTCGTGA
- a CDS encoding type II secretion system protein GspI — protein sequence MKHREQGFTLLEVSVALAIAAVLAVITSQVLRQRLAVQDTVQQHRLGVLCARELQARFVVEQYWPATNHDTGELTQGAQVCHWHLQLRRTGVRDLRRGELLLFADRDQRLPLGQYTVFLERP from the coding sequence ATGAAGCACAGGGAGCAGGGTTTTACGCTGCTTGAAGTAAGCGTCGCGCTGGCGATTGCCGCCGTGTTGGCGGTGATCACCAGTCAGGTCCTGCGTCAGCGCCTGGCGGTGCAGGACACGGTGCAGCAGCATCGCCTGGGTGTGCTTTGCGCCCGTGAGTTGCAGGCGCGGTTCGTGGTCGAGCAGTACTGGCCGGCGACCAATCATGACACTGGCGAGCTGACCCAGGGCGCGCAGGTTTGCCATTGGCACTTGCAGTTGCGGCGCACGGGCGTGCGTGACCTGCGCCGCGGCGAGCTTCTGCTGTTTGCCGACCGCGACCAGCGTCTGCCGCTGGGGCAATACACGGTGTTCCTGGAGCGTCCATGA
- the gspH gene encoding type II secretion system minor pseudopilin GspH, producing MRRQGGFSLLELLVVLAIAGLMTSLAVAWLDSGNGGVDQALERLATATVAQGDLARHAGQLRGLRWSGQRPEFVRQERGRWVVEPVALGAWPKGLRPDWPSSPAPVLVFTPDGWARPGSVRWYWAQGSLGWHWGRDGRLQVSRAQ from the coding sequence ATGCGTCGCCAGGGTGGTTTCAGTCTGCTCGAGCTGCTGGTGGTGCTGGCCATCGCCGGGTTGATGACCAGCCTGGCCGTGGCCTGGCTCGACAGCGGCAACGGCGGTGTCGATCAGGCGCTGGAGCGTTTGGCGACTGCCACCGTGGCCCAGGGCGACCTGGCGCGTCATGCCGGGCAGTTGCGTGGCCTGCGCTGGAGCGGCCAGCGTCCGGAGTTCGTGCGCCAGGAGCGTGGACGCTGGGTGGTCGAGCCGGTGGCCCTGGGCGCGTGGCCAAAGGGCCTGCGTCCAGACTGGCCGAGCAGCCCGGCGCCGGTGCTGGTATTCACCCCCGACGGTTGGGCCCGGCCCGGCAGTGTGCGCTGGTACTGGGCGCAAGGCAGCCTGGGCTGGCACTGGGGGCGTGATGGCCGCTTGCAGGTGAGCCGCGCCCAATGA
- the gspG gene encoding type II secretion system major pseudopilin GspG has translation MQQRHKRQGGFTLMEIMVVIFIIGLLIAVVAPSVLGNQDKAMKQKVMADLATLEQALDMYRLDNLRFPSNEQGLAALAKKPTQEPLPRSWRSDGYIRRLPEDPWGTPYQYRMPGEHGRVDVYSLGADGVPGGEGLDADLGNWAL, from the coding sequence ATGCAGCAACGACACAAGCGCCAGGGTGGCTTCACCCTGATGGAAATCATGGTGGTGATCTTCATCATCGGCCTGCTGATCGCCGTGGTTGCGCCCAGTGTGCTGGGCAACCAGGACAAGGCGATGAAGCAGAAGGTGATGGCCGACCTGGCCACCCTGGAGCAGGCGCTGGACATGTACCGCCTGGACAACCTGCGCTTCCCCAGCAACGAGCAGGGCCTGGCCGCGCTGGCGAAGAAACCGACCCAGGAACCGCTGCCACGCAGCTGGCGCAGCGATGGCTATATCCGCCGCCTGCCGGAAGATCCGTGGGGCACGCCGTACCAGTACCGCATGCCTGGTGAGCATGGCCGGGTCGATGTGTATTCGCTGGGCGCCGATGGTGTGCCCGGTGGCGAAGGGCTGGATGCCGACCTGGGCAACTGGGCGTTGTGA
- the gspF gene encoding type II secretion system inner membrane protein GspF → MPTYRYQAVDLAGKAHKASVQADSERHARQLLRERGLFARHLQRHEAGQAQPRRQRLSRAQLCELTRQLATLVGAGIPLVDALATLERQLRQPALHAVLVALRGSLAEGLGLARSLARQGQPFTGLYCALVEAGERSGRLGQVLARLADHLEQVQRQRHKARTALIYPAVLMGVSLAVVVGLMTFVVPKLTEQFAHSGQSLPFITSLLIGLSQGLVHAGPYLLLLALMLTLFAGVLLRKPHWCLRRDDLLLRLPRIGQVLQVLESARLARSLAILCGSGVALLEALQVATETVGNRRIRVAMEQVRLQVQGGTSLHRALDGAGQFPPLLVNMVGSGEASGTLADMLERVADDQERGFARQVDTAMALFEPLMILVMGGVVLFIVLAVLLPIMQLNQGLQL, encoded by the coding sequence ATGCCGACTTATCGCTACCAGGCCGTGGACCTCGCCGGCAAGGCGCACAAGGCCAGCGTGCAGGCCGACAGCGAGCGCCATGCGCGCCAGTTGCTGCGCGAGCGGGGGTTGTTCGCCCGGCACCTGCAGCGCCATGAAGCCGGCCAGGCCCAGCCACGGCGCCAGCGTTTGAGCCGTGCCCAGCTGTGCGAGCTGACCCGCCAGCTGGCAACCCTGGTCGGCGCCGGCATTCCCTTGGTCGACGCCCTGGCCACCCTGGAACGGCAGCTGCGCCAGCCGGCCCTGCACGCCGTGCTGGTGGCCTTGCGCGGCTCCCTCGCCGAAGGCCTCGGCCTGGCCCGCAGCCTGGCGCGCCAGGGGCAGCCCTTCACCGGCCTGTATTGCGCGTTGGTCGAGGCCGGCGAGCGCTCGGGGCGCCTGGGCCAGGTGCTGGCGCGCCTGGCCGATCACCTCGAGCAGGTGCAACGCCAGCGGCACAAGGCGCGCACCGCGTTGATCTACCCGGCGGTGCTGATGGGCGTGTCGCTGGCGGTGGTGGTCGGCCTGATGACCTTCGTGGTGCCCAAGCTCACCGAACAATTCGCCCATTCCGGGCAGAGCCTGCCCTTCATTACTTCGTTGCTGATCGGCCTCAGCCAGGGGCTGGTCCATGCCGGGCCATACCTGTTGCTGCTGGCGCTCATGCTGACGCTGTTCGCAGGCGTGCTGCTGCGCAAGCCCCACTGGTGCCTGCGCCGCGACGACCTGCTGCTGCGCCTGCCGCGCATCGGCCAGGTACTGCAGGTGCTGGAGAGCGCCCGGCTGGCGCGCAGCCTGGCGATCCTCTGCGGCAGCGGCGTGGCCTTGCTCGAGGCGTTGCAGGTGGCCACCGAGACGGTCGGCAACCGGCGTATCCGCGTGGCGATGGAGCAGGTGCGCCTGCAGGTGCAGGGCGGCACCAGCCTGCACCGGGCGCTGGACGGCGCAGGCCAGTTTCCGCCGTTGCTGGTGAACATGGTTGGCAGCGGCGAGGCCAGTGGCACCCTGGCCGACATGCTCGAACGGGTGGCCGATGACCAGGAGCGCGGCTTCGCCCGCCAGGTGGACACCGCGATGGCGCTGTTCGAACCGCTGATGATTCTGGTGATGGGTGGCGTGGTGCTGTTCATCGTGCTGGCGGTGTTGCTGCCGATCATGCAGCTCAACCAGGGATTGCAACTGTGA
- a CDS encoding GspE/PulE family protein, producing MLPYRLARQTGLAMAPAEGGWQLWLRSDADSDQLQELLRVHGQPSALEHLDDAQFDERLGQLYQAGEAATEALIEGIGEQVDLDSLMSEMPRIEDLLESDDEAPVIRLINGLFGQALRLRASDIHIETFEQSLVVRLRVDGHLREVLRPPRALSAMLVSRIKVMARLDIAEKRQPQDGRITLRAAGREVDVRVSTLPGIHGERVVMRVLDKQASLLALDNLGMPAAVLRGLRSCLARPNGIVLSTGPTGSGKTTTLYASLNSLNDGSRNILTVEDPVEYAIAGIGQTAINPRAGLTFASGLRAILRQDPDVIMLGEIRDQETAQIAVQASLTGHLVLSTLHTNSAVGAVTRLRDMGVEPFLIASCLRGVLAQRLVRRLCTCAVARPLHSAERELWPQLTETYHPLGCERCQGNGYVGRLGLYEFIELDDGLVALLYDGQSELAMQAYLEGRRQSLVAMAADCLAQGQTSLAEVLRVVQG from the coding sequence ATGCTGCCTTATCGCCTGGCGCGCCAGACAGGCCTGGCCATGGCGCCTGCCGAAGGCGGCTGGCAGTTGTGGCTGCGCAGCGACGCCGACAGCGACCAGCTCCAGGAGCTGTTGCGGGTCCATGGCCAGCCAAGTGCGCTGGAACACCTTGACGACGCTCAGTTCGACGAGCGTCTCGGCCAGCTCTACCAGGCCGGCGAGGCGGCGACCGAGGCGTTGATCGAAGGCATCGGCGAACAGGTCGACCTCGACAGCCTGATGAGCGAGATGCCGCGTATCGAGGACTTGCTGGAAAGCGACGACGAAGCGCCGGTGATCCGCCTGATCAACGGCCTGTTCGGCCAGGCCCTGCGCCTGCGCGCCTCGGATATCCATATCGAAACCTTCGAGCAGAGCCTGGTGGTGCGCCTGCGGGTCGACGGTCACCTGCGCGAAGTACTGCGCCCGCCACGGGCGCTGTCGGCGATGCTGGTGTCGCGAATCAAGGTGATGGCCCGTTTGGACATCGCCGAAAAGCGCCAGCCCCAGGACGGCCGCATCACCCTGCGCGCCGCCGGGCGCGAGGTGGACGTGCGTGTCTCGACCCTGCCCGGCATCCACGGCGAACGGGTGGTGATGCGGGTGCTCGACAAGCAGGCCAGCCTGCTGGCGCTGGACAACCTGGGCATGCCCGCCGCCGTGTTGCGCGGCCTGCGCAGCTGCCTGGCGCGGCCCAACGGCATCGTACTGTCCACCGGCCCCACCGGCTCGGGCAAGACCACCACCCTGTATGCCAGCCTCAACAGCCTGAACGACGGCAGCCGCAATATCCTCACCGTCGAAGACCCTGTTGAGTACGCCATCGCCGGCATCGGCCAGACCGCCATCAACCCACGGGCCGGGCTGACCTTCGCCAGCGGTCTGCGGGCCATTCTCCGTCAGGACCCGGACGTGATCATGCTGGGTGAGATTCGCGACCAGGAAACCGCGCAGATCGCCGTGCAGGCCAGCCTCACCGGGCACCTGGTGCTGTCGACGCTGCACACCAACAGTGCCGTGGGCGCAGTGACCCGCCTGCGCGACATGGGCGTCGAGCCGTTTCTGATTGCCTCGTGCTTGCGCGGTGTGCTGGCCCAGCGCCTGGTGCGGCGGCTGTGCACCTGCGCGGTGGCGCGGCCGCTGCACAGCGCGGAGCGCGAGCTGTGGCCGCAACTGACCGAAACCTACCACCCGCTGGGCTGCGAGCGTTGCCAGGGCAACGGCTATGTCGGGCGCCTGGGGTTGTACGAATTCATCGAGCTGGACGACGGGCTGGTGGCATTGCTCTACGACGGCCAGAGTGAACTGGCCATGCAGGCTTACCTGGAGGGTCGCCGGCAGAGCCTGGTGGCGATGGCCGCCGACTGCCTGGCGCAGGGCCAGACCAGCCTCGCCGAAGTGTTGCGCGTGGTGCAGGGCTGA
- the gspD gene encoding type II secretion system secretin GspD, which translates to MITRYCVAGLLTLCLSLAWAEEPEVFADDGTPLYEVNFVDTELGEFIDSVSRITGTTFIVDPRVQGKVTVRTVDRHDADAIYDIFLAQLRAQGFATVDLPNGSVKIVPDQAARLEPVPVERPGKKSEGSDGVATRVFNVRNAASEQMLNILKPLIDPRVGVITPYPAANLLVVTDWRSNLERIDSLLRQLDQVSDEPLQVMPLKHASAADTAGLVTRLLAREQGADGAQVVADPRSNALLVRGSADSRERVRALLAQLDRPSENLHSSNTQVMYLRHANAAEVVKVLRGLSQSGAVPAEGGEGDGKDKPLQAASDSGIRLEYEEGTNAVVMVGPDSELAAYRSIVEQLDIRRAQVVVEAIIAEVSDSSAQELGVQWLFADEKFGAGIVNFGSNGVNIASIAGAASSGDNAKLGKLLSATTGATAGFGHFGGGFNFAMLVNALKGNSGFNLLSTPTLLTLDNAEASILVGQEVPFVTGSVTQNNANPYQTIERKEVGVKLRIKPQVNVDNSVRLDIVQEVSSIAESRAASDVITNKREIKTKVMVEDNGLVILGGLISDERSTSNQRVPLLGDIPGLGRLFRSDASKGTKQNLMVFIRPRILRDGESLAGLSQQKYQSLQQGTSLKLPALAEGMPLLQAFPASRARLDGGDW; encoded by the coding sequence ATGATCACACGGTACTGCGTGGCTGGGTTGCTGACCCTGTGCCTGTCCCTGGCCTGGGCCGAGGAGCCGGAAGTGTTCGCCGACGACGGCACGCCGCTGTATGAGGTGAATTTCGTCGACACCGAGCTGGGCGAGTTCATCGACAGCGTGTCGCGCATCACCGGCACCACCTTCATCGTCGACCCGCGGGTGCAGGGCAAGGTCACCGTGCGCACGGTCGATCGCCATGATGCCGACGCCATCTACGACATCTTCCTGGCCCAGCTGCGCGCCCAGGGTTTTGCCACGGTGGACCTGCCCAACGGCAGCGTGAAGATCGTCCCCGACCAGGCCGCGCGCCTGGAGCCGGTGCCGGTGGAACGGCCGGGCAAGAAGTCCGAAGGCAGCGATGGCGTGGCCACTCGGGTGTTCAATGTGCGTAACGCTGCCAGCGAACAGATGCTTAATATCCTCAAGCCGCTGATCGACCCGCGGGTCGGGGTGATCACGCCATACCCGGCCGCCAACCTGCTGGTGGTCACCGACTGGCGCAGCAACCTCGAACGTATCGACAGCCTGCTGCGCCAGCTCGACCAGGTCAGTGACGAGCCGTTGCAGGTGATGCCGCTCAAGCATGCCAGCGCCGCCGACACGGCGGGGCTGGTGACCCGACTGTTGGCCCGCGAGCAGGGCGCCGATGGCGCCCAGGTGGTCGCCGACCCGCGCAGCAACGCGCTGCTGGTACGCGGCAGCGCCGACAGCCGCGAGCGCGTGCGCGCCTTGCTCGCCCAGTTGGACCGGCCAAGTGAAAACCTGCACAGCAGCAACACCCAGGTGATGTACCTGCGCCACGCCAATGCCGCCGAAGTGGTCAAGGTGCTGCGTGGGCTGAGCCAGTCGGGCGCGGTGCCGGCCGAAGGCGGCGAGGGCGATGGCAAGGACAAGCCGTTGCAGGCGGCCAGCGATTCCGGCATCCGCCTCGAATATGAAGAGGGCACCAATGCCGTGGTCATGGTCGGCCCCGACAGCGAGCTGGCCGCCTACCGTAGCATCGTCGAACAGTTGGATATCCGCCGGGCGCAGGTGGTGGTCGAGGCGATCATCGCCGAAGTGTCCGACAGCAGCGCCCAGGAGCTGGGTGTGCAATGGCTGTTCGCCGACGAAAAATTCGGCGCGGGCATCGTCAACTTCGGCAGCAACGGGGTGAACATCGCCAGCATCGCGGGTGCGGCCAGCAGTGGCGACAACGCAAAGCTTGGCAAGCTGCTGTCGGCGACCACCGGCGCCACGGCCGGCTTCGGCCATTTCGGCGGTGGCTTCAACTTCGCCATGCTGGTCAACGCGCTCAAGGGCAACAGCGGCTTCAACCTGTTGTCCACCCCGACCCTGCTGACCCTCGACAACGCCGAGGCGTCGATCCTGGTGGGCCAGGAAGTGCCCTTCGTCACCGGCTCCGTCACCCAGAACAACGCCAACCCCTACCAGACCATCGAGCGCAAGGAAGTGGGGGTGAAGCTGCGCATCAAGCCGCAGGTCAACGTCGACAACAGCGTGCGCCTGGACATCGTCCAGGAAGTGTCGTCGATCGCCGAGTCTCGCGCTGCCAGCGATGTGATCACCAACAAACGCGAGATCAAGACCAAGGTCATGGTCGAGGACAACGGCCTGGTGATCCTCGGCGGGTTGATCAGTGACGAGCGCAGCACCAGCAACCAGCGCGTGCCGCTGCTCGGCGATATTCCCGGCCTGGGCCGGCTGTTCCGTTCCGACGCCAGCAAGGGCACCAAGCAGAACCTGATGGTGTTCATCCGCCCACGCATCCTGCGCGATGGCGAGAGCCTGGCCGGGCTCAGCCAGCAGAAATACCAAAGCTTGCAACAGGGCACATCGCTCAAGCTGCCGGCGCTGGCCGAAGGCATGCCGTTGCTGCAGGCGTTCCCGGCCAGCCGCGCGCGGCTCGACGGCGGTGACTGGTGA
- a CDS encoding pilus assembly protein PilZ, with protein sequence MPRIVTGLLLTLAGWLAAQCVLLLSRQPQPAQAAQQAEALLPGLLVGHWQAPVDDGVIPLTRLPLHYLGGLKAQPLSASVVVLRHGEQVRTLGRGQRLAPGIVLQDIDAQGLIFDNHGRRERLPWPPRPAVTGFKRQG encoded by the coding sequence ATGCCGCGCATCGTCACGGGTCTGTTGCTGACCCTCGCCGGCTGGCTGGCGGCGCAATGCGTGCTGCTGCTCAGCCGCCAGCCGCAACCGGCCCAGGCCGCGCAGCAGGCCGAGGCGCTGCTGCCGGGCTTGCTGGTCGGGCATTGGCAGGCACCGGTGGACGACGGCGTCATTCCGCTGACCCGCTTGCCTCTTCATTACCTGGGCGGGCTCAAGGCCCAGCCCCTGTCGGCCAGCGTGGTGGTGCTGCGTCACGGCGAGCAGGTCCGCACCCTGGGCCGTGGCCAGCGCCTGGCGCCGGGTATCGTGCTGCAGGACATCGACGCCCAGGGCCTGATTTTCGACAACCACGGGCGGCGCGAGCGCCTGCCCTGGCCGCCACGCCCCGCCGTGACCGGCTTCAAGCGCCAAGGATGA